The following proteins are encoded in a genomic region of Chloroflexota bacterium:
- a CDS encoding chromate transporter, protein MAETTADAGLRPGEIGVLARDVPVATLFLTFAKISARSWGGGSGTIYTMNQELVRRGWITPGQFALDFGLSRLVPGINLIAIAVMTGYRLGGLLGALAATAGFMLPASAITVILTIGFSQFTTHPIGNAAVKGVVPVTAALTFALAADNAIGVLPRRERRTMALMLLYALAAFAASAIVHLSVVFVIVGGGLVGAFLFRPEKEEVGP, encoded by the coding sequence TTGGCGGAAACGACAGCGGACGCGGGTCTTCGGCCCGGCGAAATTGGCGTCCTCGCCCGCGACGTCCCGGTCGCCACGCTCTTCCTCACGTTCGCCAAGATCAGCGCCCGGTCCTGGGGCGGCGGGTCGGGAACGATCTACACCATGAACCAAGAGCTGGTCCGGCGAGGATGGATCACTCCCGGGCAATTTGCGCTGGACTTTGGGCTGAGTCGGCTCGTTCCCGGCATCAACTTGATCGCCATTGCCGTTATGACGGGCTATCGCCTCGGCGGCTTGCTGGGCGCCCTCGCCGCCACCGCCGGATTCATGCTGCCCGCGTCGGCCATCACCGTCATCCTGACGATTGGCTTCTCGCAGTTCACCACGCACCCGATCGGCAACGCGGCAGTCAAAGGCGTCGTCCCGGTCACGGCGGCGCTCACTTTTGCGTTGGCCGCAGACAATGCTATCGGCGTCCTTCCACGTCGCGAGCGGCGCACCATGGCGCTGATGCTGCTCTACGCGCTCGCGGCCTTCGCCGCATCCGCGATCGTGCACCTGTCTGTCGTGTTCGTCATTGTCGGTGGCGGGCTCGTCGGGGCGTTTCTGTTCCGCCCGGAGAAAGAGGAGGTGGGGCCGTGA
- a CDS encoding DUF4346 domain-containing protein → MSDVGLYSGSQDSSVAICTLSSAELFAKLVGSPIGPHAALIGPLETENIGIDRMAATLLERPRIRWLIVCGQERRGPYQAQALRSLFAHGIEDDGKIIGARSRRARLRNLTVDQVAALREQVTLRDLSGVEDLASIAAAVEQCRAEKRGPFERRVAAPLPEPIRVPHTPFRLKEHDPLGFFVILADAPSGTIFVEHYLPDGSLGHRVVGPDAESLCGALIEWGLLSRLDHAAYLGRELAKAEIALREGRTYRQDDPLP, encoded by the coding sequence GTGAGCGACGTAGGGTTGTATTCCGGTTCGCAGGACAGCTCGGTCGCAATCTGCACCCTCTCCAGTGCGGAGCTGTTCGCAAAGCTCGTTGGCTCGCCCATCGGGCCGCACGCGGCCCTGATCGGCCCCCTCGAGACGGAGAACATCGGCATCGATCGGATGGCCGCGACCCTCCTCGAGCGCCCGCGAATCCGTTGGCTGATCGTCTGCGGGCAAGAGCGCCGCGGTCCGTACCAGGCTCAGGCCCTTCGCTCCCTTTTTGCTCATGGGATCGAGGACGACGGGAAGATCATAGGAGCCCGGAGCCGACGCGCGCGCCTGCGAAACCTCACCGTCGACCAGGTGGCCGCGCTGCGCGAGCAGGTGACACTGCGGGACCTTTCCGGCGTGGAGGACCTCGCATCCATCGCAGCGGCCGTCGAGCAGTGCCGGGCAGAGAAGCGCGGACCCTTCGAGAGACGGGTTGCGGCCCCGTTGCCCGAGCCCATACGAGTGCCCCACACCCCGTTCCGGCTCAAAGAGCACGATCCGCTGGGATTCTTCGTCATCCTCGCCGACGCGCCATCCGGAACGATCTTCGTCGAGCACTATCTGCCGGATGGGAGCCTTGGGCACCGGGTCGTCGGCCCTGACGCCGAATCGCTCTGCGGAGCGCTCATCGAGTGGGGTCTGCTATCGCGACTCGACCACGCCGCGTATCTCGGCCGGGAGCTGGCCAAGGCGGAGATCGCCCTTCGCGAGGGGCGCACATACCGACAGGACGACCCGCTCCCCTGA
- a CDS encoding cation diffusion facilitator family transporter translates to MSRSTGVASYDRLFAVGIGLNVGIVVCQVVLGVFSSSLALIADAGHNLSDVLALILAWAAIALGRRRSSLNRTYGWRRMSIVAALINAITIFVVTAIVSWEAVQRLVAPSAVEGSTMIFGAAAAAGLNALVALMFRRGGTSDLNVRGAFLHMAADAAVSLGVVAAGIVIILTGWVQLDPIASLAISAVILWSAWGLVRDAGNLLLDAVPLRVNTGEVRIYLLGLPHVTDVHDLHIWAMSTTEIALTAHLVTAQDPPFDALLSRVCRELRDDFGIEHATVQLERGDPNFPCLLAHAHRV, encoded by the coding sequence GTGAGCAGATCCACGGGCGTTGCGAGCTACGATCGTCTGTTTGCCGTGGGGATAGGCCTCAACGTGGGCATTGTGGTCTGTCAAGTCGTGCTCGGGGTGTTCTCCAGCTCGCTGGCATTGATCGCCGACGCGGGGCACAACCTGAGCGATGTGTTAGCGCTCATCCTCGCGTGGGCGGCGATCGCTCTTGGGCGCAGGCGATCGTCGCTCAATCGCACGTATGGTTGGCGCCGAATGTCGATCGTCGCGGCCCTCATCAACGCCATCACGATCTTCGTCGTGACGGCCATCGTGTCGTGGGAGGCCGTTCAACGCCTGGTCGCGCCATCCGCCGTCGAGGGGTCGACGATGATTTTCGGCGCTGCCGCGGCCGCCGGGCTCAACGCGCTGGTCGCGCTGATGTTCCGTCGGGGCGGGACCTCCGATCTCAACGTGCGGGGCGCTTTCCTCCACATGGCCGCGGACGCGGCGGTCTCGCTCGGCGTTGTCGCCGCCGGCATCGTGATCATCTTGACCGGCTGGGTCCAACTCGATCCGATCGCGAGCCTCGCGATTTCCGCCGTCATCCTCTGGAGCGCGTGGGGGCTCGTTCGTGACGCGGGGAACCTGCTCCTCGACGCGGTCCCTCTCCGCGTAAACACAGGAGAGGTCCGCATCTACCTCCTCGGGCTTCCTCACGTGACCGACGTGCACGATCTGCACATTTGGGCAATGAGTACGACCGAGATCGCGCTGACGGCGCACCTCGTCACGGCGCAGGACCCGCCATTCGACGCGCTGCTCTCGCGCGTTTGTCGCGAGCTTCGCGATGACTTCGGCATCGAGCACGCGACCGTGCAGCTCGAACGCGGGGACCCGAACTTTCCGTGCCTGCTCGCGCACGCCCATCGTGTATAG
- a CDS encoding cation transporter, producing the protein MDHAKRSRSAGKGEGIASTWGNHVNEKHTRADAQRKRCDRDCSPCEGCCDCRAESSQRQRRARRWAWVLTGATIGWNTLEATVATVSGILAHSIALVGYGLDAVVEVSSALVVVWRMAHRTDGAADEALERRATRLVGVSLWAIAAYVAVEAVRDILAQSAPDRSAAGLAIVALSLVVMPALAHVKRGVAANLDSSVLRADAAQTQVCFYLAVAVLIGLIANDFFGVWWMDPLAGLLVAGIAAREGHEAWSSAQVSGADHGFDAHAICVAHCCPACPGLV; encoded by the coding sequence ATGGATCACGCCAAGCGTTCGCGATCCGCAGGCAAAGGTGAGGGAATTGCCTCGACCTGGGGCAACCACGTGAACGAAAAACACACGCGCGCAGACGCGCAACGAAAGAGGTGTGATCGAGACTGCTCGCCGTGTGAGGGCTGCTGCGACTGCCGCGCGGAATCCAGCCAGCGGCAAAGGCGCGCGCGCCGGTGGGCATGGGTACTCACCGGCGCGACGATCGGGTGGAACACGCTTGAGGCCACAGTCGCGACAGTGAGCGGCATCCTGGCACACTCCATCGCCCTCGTGGGGTACGGGTTGGACGCGGTCGTCGAGGTCAGCAGCGCGCTCGTGGTGGTGTGGCGAATGGCGCATCGGACCGACGGCGCAGCCGACGAGGCGCTCGAGCGGCGCGCAACGCGACTCGTTGGAGTGAGCCTGTGGGCCATTGCCGCGTACGTCGCCGTCGAAGCCGTGCGCGACATCCTCGCGCAGAGCGCACCCGACCGTAGCGCGGCAGGGCTCGCCATCGTGGCGCTTTCGCTGGTCGTCATGCCGGCCTTGGCGCACGTCAAGCGAGGGGTCGCGGCGAATCTCGACTCGTCCGTTCTGCGCGCAGATGCTGCCCAGACCCAGGTCTGCTTTTATCTCGCCGTCGCCGTACTCATCGGCCTGATCGCAAACGATTTCTTCGGTGTGTGGTGGATGGACCCCCTCGCCGGACTCCTGGTGGCGGGAATCGCGGCGCGAGAAGGCCACGAAGCGTGGAGCAGCGCCCAGGTCAGCGGAGCCGACCACGGATTCGACGCGCATGCGATTTGCGTGGCACACTGTTGCCCCGCCTGTCCCGGCCTCGTCTAG
- the gyrA gene encoding DNA gyrase subunit A: protein MEPGNVRPVKIEEEMRSSYLDYAMSVIIARALPDVRDGLKPSQRRVLVAMHDLNLAPNRSHRKCAKICGDTSGNYHPHGEAVIYPTLVRMAQDFNMRYPLVDGQGNFGSIDNDPPAAMRYTEARLTPIAMEMLADIDQDTVDWQPNYENTRQEPVVLPSRFPNLICNGSAGIAVGMATTIPPHNLSEVVDAMVLLIDNPNATIEDLLRIVPGPDFPTGGILVGREDLRAAYATGHGRVVIRAKATVEEPRSGRWQIVVTELPYQVNKAALQERIAELVHDRKIDGIADMRDESDRQGMRLVIEIKRDARPQTVLAQLYKHTALQSAYGINMLAIVDGEPRVLNFKRLLSLFLEHRHTVLTRRTQYELDRARARAHILEGLKIALDHLDAVIRTIRQSPSADAALQTLMTRYRLSEVQGKAVLDMQLRRLAALERQEILDELAQLQQRIAYLEDLLAHPDKILALVREELLDLKKRFGDARRSRISLDDSANITLEDMIANVETLVTVSNRGYVKRLPPDTYRAQRRGGRGIRGMMLRDEDAPRHMVVAHTHDNILFFTDRGRVFQLKAHQIPEFDRNAKGVPIINLINIDPREMVTAVISTADFDGNQYLLMATSLGEIKKVAIDEFGAVRSSGLIAMDLEPGDELGWVQHISQGAEIILVTEQGQAARFREGVVPARSRGAGGVRSMKLGEGDRVCAMDIVVPNGQLLVVTAAGHAKRTPLTQYPTHNRGVAGVMALKVSEKSGPIATARVVRGTEEAMVTSASGIVLRTPVSSISIQGRSAQGVALMSLKAGDRVACVALLNGHGNGDTDPSATERPGRRARANGPNQGA from the coding sequence ATGGAGCCAGGGAACGTCCGACCAGTGAAGATCGAAGAGGAGATGCGAAGCTCGTATCTCGACTACGCGATGAGCGTCATCATCGCGCGCGCGCTGCCAGACGTGCGCGACGGGCTCAAGCCGTCTCAACGTCGCGTCCTGGTGGCGATGCACGATCTTAACCTGGCTCCCAACCGCTCCCATCGCAAGTGCGCGAAGATCTGCGGCGATACCTCCGGCAACTACCATCCGCACGGGGAAGCCGTTATTTATCCGACCCTCGTCCGAATGGCGCAAGACTTCAACATGCGATACCCGCTCGTCGACGGGCAGGGCAACTTCGGCTCGATCGACAATGACCCGCCCGCGGCGATGCGATACACCGAAGCGCGGCTCACCCCCATCGCCATGGAGATGCTTGCCGACATCGACCAGGACACAGTCGATTGGCAGCCGAACTACGAGAACACGCGCCAGGAGCCAGTGGTGCTCCCAAGCCGCTTTCCGAACCTAATCTGCAACGGATCCGCGGGCATCGCGGTCGGCATGGCGACGACGATTCCACCCCACAATCTCAGCGAAGTCGTCGATGCGATGGTCCTCCTTATCGACAACCCGAATGCAACGATCGAGGATCTGCTGCGCATCGTGCCCGGCCCGGACTTCCCGACAGGAGGTATCCTCGTCGGGAGAGAAGACTTGCGCGCCGCGTACGCGACCGGACATGGGCGCGTGGTCATTCGGGCCAAGGCGACCGTGGAGGAGCCGCGAAGCGGTCGGTGGCAGATTGTGGTCACCGAGCTCCCCTATCAGGTCAACAAGGCCGCGCTCCAGGAGCGCATCGCGGAACTGGTCCACGACCGCAAGATCGACGGCATCGCCGACATGCGCGACGAATCGGATCGACAGGGGATGCGCCTGGTCATCGAGATCAAGCGCGATGCCCGCCCGCAAACAGTCCTCGCGCAGCTCTATAAGCACACGGCCCTGCAGTCCGCGTATGGCATCAACATGCTGGCCATCGTGGACGGCGAGCCGCGCGTTCTCAATTTCAAACGGCTGCTCTCGCTTTTCCTCGAGCACCGTCACACCGTCCTGACGCGACGAACCCAGTACGAGCTGGATCGCGCCCGGGCGCGCGCGCACATCTTGGAAGGGCTCAAAATCGCCCTCGACCACCTCGACGCGGTGATTCGGACGATTCGGCAGAGCCCCTCGGCGGACGCGGCCCTGCAGACCTTAATGACGCGCTACCGGCTCTCCGAGGTTCAGGGCAAGGCCGTGCTCGACATGCAGCTCCGCCGCCTGGCGGCCCTCGAGCGCCAGGAGATCCTGGACGAGCTGGCTCAGCTCCAGCAACGGATTGCCTATTTAGAGGATCTGCTTGCGCACCCGGACAAGATCCTCGCGCTGGTTCGAGAAGAGCTGCTCGACCTGAAGAAGCGCTTCGGCGACGCGCGCCGCTCTCGAATCTCGCTGGACGATAGCGCCAACATCACGCTGGAAGACATGATCGCGAACGTTGAGACCCTCGTGACGGTGAGCAATCGTGGGTACGTGAAGCGATTGCCACCAGACACGTATCGAGCCCAACGTCGGGGCGGGCGCGGCATTCGCGGCATGATGCTCCGCGACGAGGACGCCCCCCGACACATGGTCGTCGCCCACACGCATGACAACATTCTGTTCTTCACGGATCGCGGGCGGGTATTCCAGCTCAAAGCCCATCAGATCCCGGAGTTCGATCGAAACGCCAAGGGCGTGCCCATCATCAACCTGATCAATATCGATCCAAGAGAGATGGTCACGGCGGTGATCAGCACCGCGGACTTTGACGGAAACCAGTATCTGCTGATGGCGACCAGCCTCGGCGAGATCAAGAAGGTCGCCATCGATGAGTTCGGCGCCGTCCGCTCGAGTGGGCTCATCGCCATGGACCTCGAACCCGGTGATGAGCTGGGCTGGGTCCAGCACATCAGCCAGGGAGCCGAGATCATTCTCGTCACGGAGCAGGGTCAGGCCGCGCGCTTCCGGGAGGGAGTGGTGCCCGCGCGATCGCGAGGCGCGGGCGGCGTGCGCTCGATGAAATTGGGCGAGGGAGATCGGGTCTGCGCCATGGACATCGTGGTGCCAAACGGGCAGCTCCTCGTCGTCACTGCAGCGGGCCACGCCAAGCGCACGCCCTTGACCCAGTACCCGACGCACAACCGCGGTGTGGCGGGGGTCATGGCCTTGAAAGTCTCCGAGAAGAGCGGGCCGATCGCCACAGCTCGCGTCGTTCGCGGAACCGAGGAAGCCATGGTGACGTCCGCCTCGGGCATCGTGCTCCGCACGCCAGTGTCCAGCATCAGCATCCAGGGGCGGTCCGCCCAGGGCGTCGCCCTCATGAGCCTCAAGGCAGGTGATCGGGTCGCCTGCGTCGCCCTGCTGAACGGCCACGGAAATGGAGACACGGATCCGAGCGCTACGGAGCGTCCGGGCCGGCGCGCTCGCGCCAACGGGCCCAATCAGGGAGCGTAG
- the hrcA gene encoding heat-inducible transcriptional repressor HrcA — MSEAATEETLSPRRGQILKLVVEEYVSTAQPVSSDALVRKYVPRVSSATVRNELAALEGYGYLYHPHTSSGRVPSDRGYRYYVESLMGGARLGEMEARMISHQFHQIELNVDEWLRLAGAVLSSHVRNPVMIWPPVSRTSIVRHIDFVPIGVGLVLLVVVLQSGMVRQQVLRFPDDDTPESLSDLAREWNAVYVGRSSAEIRRVEPPHEHQQLRRSIIALLDEADREFIARSGDVYISGISYMAAQPEFETRDQFRPVVEALEHHAFLPSLMEPLLQSDGVYVAIGQEQPIEPLRDCAIILATYGRQGDMLGVVGVIGPTRLPYWRTVPMVTYTAGMLDQLLASTFLS, encoded by the coding sequence TTGTCTGAAGCAGCGACAGAAGAGACGCTCAGCCCGCGGCGCGGCCAGATTCTCAAGCTCGTCGTCGAAGAGTACGTCTCGACGGCTCAACCGGTATCGTCGGACGCGCTGGTCCGGAAATATGTGCCGCGCGTGTCATCCGCGACGGTCCGAAATGAGTTGGCCGCCCTGGAGGGGTACGGGTACCTGTATCACCCGCATACGTCCTCCGGCCGCGTCCCGTCCGACAGGGGCTATCGCTACTACGTCGAGTCGCTCATGGGCGGTGCGCGTCTCGGCGAGATGGAAGCGCGGATGATCTCGCATCAGTTCCACCAGATTGAGCTGAACGTGGACGAGTGGCTTCGACTGGCGGGAGCCGTCCTGTCGAGCCACGTGCGGAATCCGGTCATGATCTGGCCGCCAGTCTCGCGAACCAGCATCGTTCGGCACATTGATTTCGTTCCCATCGGCGTGGGCTTGGTGCTCCTCGTCGTCGTGCTGCAATCGGGAATGGTGCGCCAGCAGGTTTTGCGCTTTCCGGACGACGATACGCCCGAATCGCTTTCGGACCTCGCGAGGGAGTGGAACGCCGTGTACGTGGGCAGGTCCAGCGCGGAGATCCGACGTGTTGAGCCGCCGCACGAGCATCAACAGCTGCGCCGTTCCATCATCGCTCTGCTCGACGAGGCTGACCGCGAGTTCATCGCCCGGAGCGGCGATGTGTACATCTCCGGCATCAGCTACATGGCGGCGCAGCCGGAATTCGAGACGCGCGATCAGTTCCGACCCGTTGTGGAGGCCCTGGAGCACCACGCGTTCTTGCCATCGCTGATGGAGCCGCTCCTCCAGTCGGATGGGGTCTACGTGGCTATCGGTCAGGAGCAGCCCATCGAACCGCTGCGCGATTGCGCGATCATTCTTGCAACGTATGGTCGCCAGGGGGACATGCTGGGTGTCGTGGGCGTGATCGGCCCAACGCGGCTTCCGTACTGGCGAACCGTTCCGATGGTTACGTACACGGCCGGCATGCTCGACCAGCTTCTCGCATCGACGTTTCTTTCATAA
- a CDS encoding nucleotide exchange factor GrpE, whose protein sequence is MEPANRHDEQTEPQAETPESEAVRQEGQDEVQSLTVQLQNAQALAEENLKGWQRSQADFVNYRRRTEQEKSELVKFAESGLILDLLPVLDDLERALAGLPQELRGLTWIDGILLIERKFRSILEAHGVTPIEASGKEFDPHEHEAVLRDGEPGEATVVTAELQRGYRLHDRVLRPSLVKVGRPSESEPKTENQS, encoded by the coding sequence ATGGAACCAGCAAATCGACACGACGAACAGACCGAGCCTCAGGCCGAAACGCCTGAATCGGAGGCGGTCCGTCAGGAGGGGCAGGACGAGGTGCAGTCCCTGACCGTCCAGCTCCAGAACGCTCAGGCGCTGGCGGAAGAGAACCTGAAAGGGTGGCAGCGAAGCCAGGCGGACTTCGTGAACTACCGTCGGCGGACAGAGCAGGAAAAGAGCGAGCTCGTCAAGTTCGCGGAGTCTGGCCTGATCCTCGACCTGCTCCCCGTCCTCGATGATCTGGAGCGGGCTCTCGCCGGGCTTCCTCAGGAGCTTCGCGGGCTCACGTGGATCGACGGTATTCTCTTGATCGAGCGGAAGTTCCGCTCGATCCTCGAAGCGCATGGCGTGACGCCGATTGAGGCATCGGGCAAGGAGTTCGATCCGCACGAACACGAGGCGGTGCTGCGCGACGGCGAACCCGGCGAGGCGACCGTGGTGACGGCCGAGCTGCAGCGCGGTTACCGGCTCCACGACCGAGTGCTTCGACCGTC